A genomic segment from Roseibium algicola encodes:
- a CDS encoding TRAP transporter small permease has product MFTKLDRWVAYCATWAFFALGVILVIEVVARYFFNSPTIWVEEVARLLFVWSVFSGAAFLFRDGDHISVTILTDNLDHPKRKVFYLLSLLFVMFSASVTLYASVPLAVSSLSSGKTTGSMLDMPSWPFDLALPIAMFLVVVRTIIELGKCLSGGDLPLKSDTPEH; this is encoded by the coding sequence ATGTTTACTAAACTCGACCGTTGGGTCGCATATTGCGCAACGTGGGCGTTCTTTGCACTGGGTGTAATATTGGTGATCGAAGTCGTTGCCCGCTATTTTTTCAATTCGCCTACGATTTGGGTCGAAGAAGTGGCCCGGCTGCTATTTGTTTGGTCAGTCTTCAGCGGTGCTGCATTCCTGTTTCGAGATGGTGACCACATCTCTGTCACTATCCTGACAGACAACCTGGACCATCCGAAGCGAAAAGTGTTCTATCTGCTTTCGTTGTTGTTCGTGATGTTTTCTGCTTCCGTGACGTTGTATGCGTCCGTCCCACTGGCAGTTTCGTCTCTGTCGAGCGGTAAGACCACCGGCAGCATGCTGGATATGCCTTCGTGGCCATTTGATTTAGCGTTGCCGATTGCGATGTTTCTTGTCGTCGTTCGCACGATCATAGAACTCGGTAAGTGCCTCAGTGGCGGCGACTTACCCTTAAAATCTGACACTCCGGAACATTGA
- a CDS encoding TRAP transporter large permease produces MTTLLIVAGLLILLLCGIPVAFALLGFGLILLVLGDFSITLVPLGLFSSMDSFVLLAVPLFLLMSNILLEGRVGQDLFAAVQAWVGHWSGGVAVATVISCAIFAAISGSSVATAATVGTVAIPEMTARGYPRRFVLGLLAAGGTLGILIPPSIVLIIYGVITESSVLKLFTAGIGPGFLIVGLFILYSVIYALRSKDYEPSEPASWAVRKSTALRAGPTAVLALFVLAGIYSGWFTPTEAAAIGFAGAIFVTSVVLRSITWTGFKAAVYRAMVTSVSILLIVAGAKVFGKAIALWRVPQNISELISTNVHEPLTFIFIIALVLLVIGLFLEALSMMLIMVPVLAGSLTVLGIDVIWFGIFFVIMIECALITPPVGLNLFVIQSVGKASMRDVAMGVLPFLLLMLLSVYLITVFEQIVLFPVTLL; encoded by the coding sequence ATGACGACACTCTTGATTGTAGCAGGCCTGTTGATCCTGTTGTTATGTGGAATTCCTGTCGCTTTCGCGCTCTTGGGCTTCGGGCTCATTCTGCTCGTCCTTGGAGATTTCTCGATCACGCTTGTTCCTCTCGGGCTTTTTTCATCGATGGATTCTTTCGTCCTTTTGGCGGTGCCCCTGTTCTTGCTCATGTCAAATATTCTATTGGAAGGTAGAGTCGGTCAGGATCTGTTCGCGGCGGTGCAAGCTTGGGTCGGACATTGGTCGGGTGGGGTCGCGGTCGCGACCGTGATCAGTTGCGCGATCTTTGCGGCGATCTCCGGATCGTCTGTGGCCACAGCTGCGACTGTCGGAACTGTCGCCATCCCTGAGATGACTGCGCGGGGTTATCCACGCCGGTTCGTTCTGGGGTTGTTAGCCGCAGGCGGCACTCTCGGGATTCTCATACCCCCGTCTATCGTTCTGATTATCTATGGTGTGATCACTGAAAGTTCCGTACTCAAGCTGTTCACTGCAGGAATCGGTCCAGGATTTTTGATTGTCGGGCTCTTCATTCTTTACTCAGTGATTTATGCACTTCGCTCCAAAGATTACGAGCCATCCGAACCGGCCAGTTGGGCCGTCAGAAAATCGACGGCGCTACGTGCGGGACCAACCGCAGTCCTCGCTTTGTTCGTCTTGGCCGGGATCTATAGCGGTTGGTTCACACCCACCGAAGCGGCTGCAATTGGTTTTGCTGGTGCTATTTTCGTTACTTCTGTTGTGCTTCGCAGTATAACATGGACGGGTTTCAAGGCGGCTGTCTATCGGGCTATGGTCACGTCAGTGTCTATTCTGTTGATCGTCGCGGGGGCCAAGGTTTTCGGCAAGGCGATTGCATTGTGGCGCGTGCCGCAGAACATCAGCGAACTGATTTCGACTAACGTGCACGAACCGCTTACTTTCATCTTCATTATTGCCCTGGTCTTGTTGGTGATTGGATTGTTCCTAGAGGCGCTTTCCATGATGTTGATCATGGTGCCGGTTCTTGCAGGTTCTCTCACGGTTCTGGGCATTGATGTCATTTGGTTCGGTATATTTTTTGTTATCATGATCGAATGTGCGCTCATAACGCCACCGGTCGGACTCAATCTTTTTGTGATCCAATCCGTAGGTAAGGCATCAATGCGCGACGTCGCTATGGGGGTACTTCCGTTTTTGTTGCTAATGCTCTTGTCGGTTTACCTGATCACAGTGTTTGAACAAATCGTCCTCTTCCCCGTAACACTGTTGTAG
- a CDS encoding cryptochrome/photolyase family protein, protein MTETNHCRSLVLVLGDQLSLDLSSLKRADPAHDRVLMVEVMAEATYVRHHKKKIAFLFSAMRHFAEELKEAGWTVDYVKLDDPANSGSFKGEVKRACERLRPQRMVVTEPGEWRILEDMRSWSDAFSLPVEILTDTRFFSTVADFRAWADGRKQLRMEYFYREMRRSTGLLMEGDKPAGGKWNYDADNRKPAQPDLFMPEPKRFKPDAITQEVLDLVASRFSGHIGDLEPFWFAVTRKDAEEACEQFLADMLADFGTYQDAMLSGRKFLFHSVLSAYLNAGLLDAKVLCGKVEEAWKADKVPLNAAEGFIRQILGWREYVRGIYWLKMPDYVDSNALGADRPLPDFYWTGQTRMRCLSEAIGQTLEEAYAHHIQRLMVTGNFALLAGVRPTEVHEWYLMVYADAYEWVEAPNTIGMSQFADGGLLSSKPYVSSGNYIDRMSDYCGACSYDVKQKTGPKACPFNALYWDFLDRNKEVLKGNPRLGQPYASWHRMGPEKQQLLKESAADFLKRLFEGEEV, encoded by the coding sequence ATGACCGAGACCAACCACTGCCGTTCGCTTGTACTTGTGCTGGGAGACCAGCTGAGCCTTGACCTGTCCAGCCTGAAGCGGGCCGATCCGGCCCACGACAGGGTGCTGATGGTCGAGGTGATGGCGGAGGCCACCTATGTGCGCCATCACAAGAAGAAGATTGCCTTCCTGTTTTCCGCCATGCGCCACTTCGCCGAAGAGCTGAAGGAAGCCGGCTGGACGGTGGATTACGTCAAGCTGGATGACCCTGCCAACAGCGGCAGCTTCAAGGGCGAGGTGAAGCGGGCCTGCGAACGCCTGCGGCCACAGCGGATGGTGGTTACCGAACCCGGCGAGTGGCGGATCTTGGAGGACATGCGCTCCTGGTCCGACGCTTTCAGCCTGCCGGTGGAGATCCTGACCGACACGCGGTTCTTCTCAACGGTGGCGGACTTCCGGGCGTGGGCGGACGGACGCAAGCAATTGCGCATGGAATATTTCTACCGCGAGATGCGCCGTTCCACCGGCCTGCTGATGGAGGGTGACAAGCCTGCGGGGGGCAAATGGAACTATGATGCGGACAATCGCAAGCCCGCGCAGCCGGACCTGTTCATGCCAGAGCCGAAACGCTTTAAGCCGGACGCAATCACGCAAGAGGTGCTGGACCTGGTCGCCAGTCGATTTTCCGGGCACATAGGCGATCTTGAGCCATTCTGGTTCGCAGTGACCCGCAAGGACGCGGAAGAGGCCTGTGAGCAGTTCCTGGCCGACATGCTGGCCGATTTCGGAACCTATCAGGATGCCATGCTGAGCGGCCGGAAGTTTCTGTTCCACTCGGTGCTGTCGGCCTATCTGAATGCCGGCCTGCTGGATGCCAAGGTGTTGTGTGGGAAGGTGGAAGAGGCATGGAAAGCGGACAAGGTTCCGCTCAATGCCGCCGAAGGGTTCATCCGGCAGATCCTTGGCTGGCGGGAATATGTGCGCGGCATCTACTGGCTAAAGATGCCGGACTATGTCGACAGCAACGCACTTGGCGCCGACCGTCCGTTGCCCGATTTCTACTGGACCGGACAGACACGCATGCGCTGCCTGTCGGAAGCGATCGGACAGACCTTGGAAGAAGCCTATGCCCACCACATTCAAAGACTGATGGTGACAGGCAATTTCGCCCTTCTGGCGGGCGTCAGGCCGACGGAAGTGCATGAATGGTATCTGATGGTCTACGCCGACGCTTATGAATGGGTGGAAGCGCCCAACACCATCGGCATGAGCCAGTTTGCCGATGGTGGGCTCCTCAGCTCCAAACCCTATGTATCGAGCGGCAACTATATCGACCGGATGTCGGACTATTGCGGCGCATGCTCTTATGACGTGAAGCAGAAGACGGGGCCAAAGGCCTGTCCGTTCAATGCGCTTTACTGGGACTTTCTGGACCGCAACAAGGAGGTGCTCAAGGGCAATCCGCGGCTCGGTCAGCCTTACGCGTCCTGGCACAGGATGGGGCCGGAAAAACAGCAGCTACTCAAGGAAAGTGCTGCGGACTTCCTGAAACGTCTGTTTGAGGGGGAGGAGGTCTGA
- a CDS encoding 3-keto-5-aminohexanoate cleavage protein translates to MSGTIDEPLVISAAITGGGPARKRTPYHPVTHDELVKEAVACGKAGAAIVHLHARNEDGIATMSPDVYRNLANDIRAEGSNVIINFSAGDNGGRASHTERLGIAKTGAEMVTIGAGSFNANGRLYNNAPNYIDAMLKSLSDHNVSPEIEIFDTGQLAEMKRLMANRLISPSPSVQFVFGVSGGLPARIGILDQLLLDLPADCHWSTCCQSDDYSVWREMMLYTFLRGGHIRTGMEDVIYAGPGELAKSNADLVAQWVKTAQTWGRPLVTPDELRAQLGICH, encoded by the coding sequence ATGAGCGGTACTATTGATGAACCACTGGTAATTTCCGCAGCGATCACTGGAGGAGGGCCCGCGCGAAAGAGAACGCCCTACCATCCAGTAACTCATGACGAACTGGTTAAAGAAGCCGTCGCCTGCGGAAAAGCCGGTGCGGCCATTGTCCACTTGCATGCGAGAAATGAAGACGGGATAGCGACGATGTCGCCAGACGTCTATCGAAATCTAGCGAACGATATTAGGGCGGAGGGAAGTAACGTTATCATCAACTTTAGTGCTGGCGACAATGGTGGCCGAGCCTCCCATACTGAACGTTTGGGAATAGCTAAAACCGGCGCTGAAATGGTTACCATTGGAGCGGGTTCTTTCAACGCAAACGGTCGATTATATAACAATGCACCCAATTACATCGACGCGATGTTGAAGAGCCTGAGTGACCATAACGTATCGCCTGAAATAGAGATATTCGATACTGGCCAACTGGCAGAGATGAAACGACTTATGGCAAACCGGTTAATCTCCCCTTCCCCTTCCGTCCAATTTGTTTTCGGTGTATCTGGTGGGCTGCCTGCTAGAATTGGCATTTTAGATCAATTACTCCTAGATCTACCCGCAGATTGTCACTGGAGCACTTGTTGTCAATCCGACGATTACTCGGTGTGGCGAGAGATGATGCTCTACACGTTTTTGCGGGGTGGCCACATCCGAACTGGCATGGAAGATGTAATCTACGCAGGCCCTGGCGAACTGGCAAAGTCAAACGCGGATCTTGTTGCACAGTGGGTCAAAACAGCTCAAACGTGGGGGAGGCCACTTGTCACGCCCGACGAACTTCGCGCGCAATTGGGCATTTGCCATTAG